In Dyadobacter subterraneus, a single genomic region encodes these proteins:
- a CDS encoding Spx/MgsR family RNA polymerase-binding regulatory protein, translating into MKIYGQSTCKTTRKVRAWLKDHNIDYDFHDFRKVGVSAEKLQEWDNKVGYQVFLNKKSTAWRQLDPQIKEAAKSSAGTLALLEQNSGIIKRAVVEDDDFLFFGFDEKIYKNHFLNN; encoded by the coding sequence ATGAAAATTTACGGACAATCAACCTGCAAAACCACGCGAAAAGTGCGGGCTTGGTTAAAAGACCATAATATAGATTATGATTTTCACGATTTTAGAAAAGTGGGTGTGAGTGCTGAAAAGTTGCAGGAATGGGATAATAAGGTTGGTTATCAGGTTTTTCTTAACAAAAAATCAACAGCCTGGAGGCAGCTTGATCCACAGATTAAAGAGGCTGCTAAAAGTAGTGCGGGCACGCTTGCATTATTAGAGCAAAATTCCGGTATCATAAAAAGAGCAGTAGTCGAAGACGATGATTTTCTCTTTTTCGGATTTGATGAAAAGATTTATAAAAATCACTTTCTGAACAACTGA
- a CDS encoding oxidoreductase, with protein sequence MEGKVVLITGASSGMGKATAELLSASGYKVYGAARRTELMRNLKEVGIKILQMDVTDDISIQKGIDEIIKKEGKIDILINNAGFGLFGSIEDVPMDEARYQMDVNVFGLARLTQLVLPYMRKQNSGKIVNITSTGGKLSSPLGGWYHASKYAVEALSDSLRMEVKQFGIDVIVIEPGAIKSEWGDIAMENLRKISAGKAYSPLAGKIIEMSQKLKPKNEDPEVIAKLILKSISTRNPRTRYHAGYLSGIILFLKKVLTDKQFDKLMLSQMK encoded by the coding sequence ATGGAAGGTAAAGTTGTGTTGATCACCGGAGCATCTTCCGGCATGGGAAAAGCGACGGCAGAATTGCTGAGCGCAAGCGGTTACAAGGTTTATGGAGCTGCGAGAAGAACAGAATTGATGCGGAATCTGAAAGAGGTGGGTATCAAAATTTTGCAGATGGATGTTACCGACGATATTTCCATACAAAAAGGAATTGATGAAATTATTAAGAAAGAGGGCAAAATAGATATTTTGATTAACAATGCTGGGTTTGGTCTTTTTGGATCGATTGAGGATGTGCCAATGGACGAAGCCAGGTATCAGATGGATGTCAACGTGTTTGGGCTGGCCAGGCTGACGCAGCTTGTTTTGCCTTATATGCGGAAACAAAATTCAGGTAAAATTGTGAATATTACTTCAACAGGAGGAAAGTTATCAAGTCCGCTTGGCGGCTGGTATCATGCCAGTAAATATGCCGTAGAAGCGCTGAGTGATAGTTTAAGAATGGAAGTCAAACAGTTTGGGATTGATGTGATTGTAATTGAGCCAGGTGCGATAAAATCGGAGTGGGGAGATATTGCAATGGAAAATTTGCGGAAAATTTCTGCCGGTAAGGCTTATAGTCCGCTTGCTGGTAAAATCATAGAAATGTCGCAGAAATTAAAACCTAAAAACGAAGATCCTGAGGTTATTGCGAAACTAATATTAAAATCGATCAGTACTAGAAATCCTCGAACGAGATACCATGCCGGATATTTGTCAGGAATCATATTATTCCTAAAAAAGGTATTAACTGATAAACAATTTGACAAATTGATGCTTAGTCAAATGAAGTAA
- a CDS encoding cupin domain-containing protein: MKNTVLNILVCSVFLTITAKAQHTMKTNDVTQIAPEVIFTKMLNTPEIKNQEVKLVIVTFAPGEISGAHRHPIPTIVYVLEGSIETTFDGKVTRLKQGDTFWEDPNGLHTEAKNLSPDKPAKLLVYFIGDKEKPFLIPEKK; the protein is encoded by the coding sequence ATGAAAAACACAGTACTTAATATCCTGGTATGTTCCGTCTTTCTAACCATTACAGCAAAAGCGCAGCATACGATGAAAACAAATGACGTCACACAAATTGCCCCGGAAGTTATTTTTACGAAAATGCTTAACACTCCTGAAATTAAAAATCAGGAGGTGAAGCTGGTCATCGTAACCTTTGCCCCGGGTGAAATTTCTGGCGCGCACAGGCATCCGATTCCTACAATTGTTTATGTTTTGGAAGGTAGCATAGAAACGACATTTGACGGCAAAGTGACCCGACTTAAACAAGGCGATACATTCTGGGAAGATCCAAACGGACTGCATACAGAAGCGAAAAATTTGAGTCCTGACAAACCGGCAAAACTTCTGGTTTACTTTATCGGGGATAAGGAAAAGCCGTTTTTAATACCGGAAAAGAAATAA
- a CDS encoding helix-turn-helix domain-containing protein, with product MISTENVAQSGIFFSCIEKNKLVTEQLVPEHLLMHVYKGKITITTADKTFVILPGQTALFSKNQLAKFTKESDGDSGFKAVTMFFTKPFLQQFYEGISEHQKKSDFKVLFIEPHALLNNLFESVSLYSNMEDAMITEELSLLKVKEALTMSRTLNKNVDSLLSDFSEPYKIDLSDFMQKNFMFNISIPRFAYLTGRSLATFKRDFHKTFGVSPQKWLTKKRLLQAHFLIAEKKQKPSQVYEEVGFENFSHFTYSFRRFFGYTPSSLLSS from the coding sequence ATGATATCGACCGAAAATGTAGCACAATCAGGAATCTTTTTTTCCTGCATTGAAAAGAATAAACTGGTTACCGAACAGCTCGTTCCTGAACATTTGCTGATGCATGTTTACAAAGGAAAAATCACAATCACGACTGCCGATAAAACCTTTGTGATTTTACCTGGGCAAACAGCTTTGTTCTCCAAAAACCAGTTGGCAAAATTTACCAAAGAATCGGACGGAGATAGTGGATTTAAAGCAGTTACTATGTTTTTTACAAAACCATTTTTACAGCAGTTTTACGAAGGAATTTCAGAACATCAAAAAAAGAGTGATTTTAAAGTTCTGTTTATTGAACCGCATGCGTTATTAAACAACCTGTTTGAATCCGTTTCACTGTATTCAAATATGGAAGATGCGATGATTACGGAAGAGCTTTCTTTGCTCAAAGTCAAAGAGGCGCTGACTATGAGTAGAACACTCAATAAAAACGTAGATTCGTTGTTGTCGGATTTTTCTGAACCTTATAAAATTGATCTCAGCGATTTTATGCAGAAGAATTTCATGTTTAATATATCCATTCCAAGGTTTGCGTACCTTACAGGCAGAAGCCTGGCTACTTTCAAGCGCGATTTTCATAAAACATTTGGTGTTTCGCCTCAGAAATGGCTGACAAAGAAACGATTACTACAAGCTCATTTTCTTATTGCCGAGAAAAAACAGAAACCTTCACAGGTATATGAGGAAGTAGGTTTTGAAAATTTTTCACATTTTACTTACTCGTTCCGCAGATTTTTTGGCTACACGCCGTCATCCCTTTTGAGCTCGTAA
- a CDS encoding SDR family NAD(P)-dependent oxidoreductase codes for MKQTIVITGTSSGFGTLMVKTFSNAGHTVIATMRNAATKNKEVAEELGKLPGVEVVELNVADDTSVNQGIAYILEKYGKIDVLINNAAIQGNGLLEAYSIAQIQKIMDVNVYGILRLYKEVLPAMRAVKNGLIINISSSSGRVSIPFQVPYNTSKFAIESITEGGYEELIGQGIETVLIEPGAFLTELYAKEGTHADRADILESYGDDTLKIITSFSEKFGATLMKHQPDIQIVADAAVTLVNMEKGTRPLRTPIDPIAGGLEVEYNDATTEIKGRWMKMYIS; via the coding sequence ATGAAACAAACAATTGTAATTACAGGAACAAGCAGTGGTTTTGGTACACTGATGGTGAAAACATTTTCAAACGCGGGACATACCGTTATCGCAACAATGCGAAATGCTGCTACCAAAAATAAGGAAGTTGCAGAGGAACTTGGGAAGCTTCCAGGCGTTGAAGTTGTTGAATTGAATGTCGCCGATGATACTTCTGTAAATCAAGGGATTGCATATATTTTGGAAAAATATGGCAAAATTGACGTACTGATCAACAACGCTGCAATTCAGGGGAATGGACTTTTGGAGGCATACAGCATCGCCCAGATTCAAAAGATCATGGACGTAAATGTTTATGGAATCCTACGTTTGTATAAAGAAGTTTTGCCAGCAATGCGTGCTGTGAAAAATGGCTTAATTATCAATATTTCAAGCAGTTCTGGCCGCGTTTCTATTCCGTTTCAGGTGCCGTATAACACTTCAAAATTTGCGATAGAAAGTATTACCGAAGGTGGTTATGAAGAGCTGATCGGACAAGGGATTGAAACAGTATTAATCGAACCAGGTGCATTTTTGACAGAATTATATGCCAAAGAAGGAACACATGCAGACCGCGCTGATATTCTGGAATCTTATGGAGATGATACTTTGAAAATTATCACTAGTTTCAGTGAAAAATTTGGGGCGACGCTGATGAAACATCAACCTGATATTCAAATTGTCGCGGATGCTGCGGTTACGCTCGTGAATATGGAAAAGGGAACCAGGCCGTTGAGAACGCCGATAGACCCAATTGCAGGTGGATTGGAAGTAGAATATAATGACGCGACTACTGAAATTAAAGGACGCTGGATGAAAATGTACATTTCATAA
- a CDS encoding bestrophin family protein, with translation MHAGKSYKLPEFLFWTRRSIYTLIILGLVPVFLYHNIGLKWLNIPWPVVALLGTATAFIVGFKNTQTYNRTGEAQQIWTTILNLSRAWGLVSRDYFDNPEDTKGLIYRHLAWLTALRYQMREHRIWESTVKKHNAEYRQFYNIPEKETPLKKELAKFLSVEDLEYILTTGNKATHIMSLQSQSLKKLFKKEQIVLLQFMEMERGIKEFYVQQGKTEQIKDSPYPRQYAIINTLFVRLFCFLLPFGMLKEFEKLDELVDGIMKGHMVWLVVPFSIMISWMYTSLEQVGESTENPFEGGANDVPISQMCRNMEIELREFLGETDLPEPLKPQNNIIL, from the coding sequence ATGCACGCAGGCAAGTCTTATAAACTTCCGGAATTTTTATTCTGGACCAGAAGAAGCATTTATACATTGATTATTTTAGGGCTTGTCCCTGTTTTTCTTTACCATAATATTGGTCTGAAATGGCTAAATATTCCGTGGCCGGTTGTTGCGCTGCTTGGAACCGCCACAGCATTTATTGTTGGATTTAAAAATACTCAAACCTATAACCGTACTGGTGAAGCGCAACAGATCTGGACAACAATTTTAAATCTTAGCCGTGCCTGGGGACTTGTGAGTAGAGATTATTTTGATAATCCTGAAGATACCAAAGGTTTGATTTATCGCCACCTTGCCTGGCTCACTGCGCTTCGTTACCAAATGAGGGAACATCGGATATGGGAAAGTACAGTCAAAAAACATAATGCAGAATACCGTCAGTTTTACAATATTCCAGAGAAGGAAACACCATTAAAAAAGGAACTTGCAAAATTCCTTTCGGTTGAGGATCTGGAATATATTCTTACAACTGGAAATAAGGCAACGCATATAATGAGTCTTCAAAGCCAGAGTTTAAAAAAACTTTTCAAAAAGGAGCAGATTGTGCTGTTACAATTTATGGAAATGGAAAGAGGCATTAAAGAATTTTATGTTCAGCAAGGCAAAACCGAACAGATAAAAGATTCTCCCTATCCAAGGCAGTATGCGATTATCAACACCCTTTTTGTACGCCTGTTTTGCTTTTTGCTTCCCTTCGGTATGCTGAAAGAATTTGAAAAACTGGATGAGCTCGTTGACGGGATTATGAAAGGCCATATGGTTTGGCTTGTCGTTCCTTTCAGTATCATGATTTCCTGGATGTACACTTCCCTGGAACAAGTTGGAGAAAGTACTGAAAATCCATTTGAAGGCGGTGCAAATGATGTTCCCATCTCCCAAATGTGCCGTAATATGGAAATTGAACTAAGAGAATTTCTGGGAGAAACAGATTTGCCGGAGCCGTTGAAACCACAAAATAATATTATTCTTTAA
- a CDS encoding carboxymuconolactone decarboxylase family protein — MSTRLLIFKAFPDGFNALNAMDKVIRESGIDKWYQELIKIRASHINGCAFCLDKHTKDALALDINPRKINLIPVWREATDHFSEEEQTILKLTEEITFIHDDGLSDEVYNDSIRLFGEVLTAELVMAATVINAWNRIGVGLKMQPKF, encoded by the coding sequence ATGAGCACAAGACTTTTGATTTTCAAAGCATTTCCTGATGGGTTTAATGCGTTGAACGCGATGGATAAAGTAATCAGGGAATCAGGTATTGATAAGTGGTATCAGGAATTGATCAAGATCAGAGCTTCGCATATCAATGGATGTGCTTTTTGTCTAGATAAACATACTAAAGACGCACTGGCACTAGATATCAATCCCCGGAAAATAAACTTGATACCGGTGTGGAGAGAAGCAACTGACCATTTTTCGGAAGAGGAGCAAACGATTCTTAAATTGACTGAGGAAATCACTTTTATTCATGACGATGGTCTTAGTGATGAGGTCTATAACGACAGCATACGGCTATTCGGAGAAGTTTTGACCGCAGAACTTGTGATGGCCGCAACCGTAATTAACGCCTGGAACCGTATTGGTGTGGGTCTAAAAATGCAGCCAAAATTTTAA
- the hmpA gene encoding NO-inducible flavohemoprotein, whose amino-acid sequence MTTDQKNLIKATVPVLKENGVLLTDYFYKRMFKGNPELKNVFNMANQQNSKQQTALAMAILAYAENIENPAILMPAIDGISQKHISLDIRPEHYIIVGKHLLASISEVLGEAATPEILDAWEVAYNQLASIMSGHESTLYSKQVQKKGGWSGWKPFIINEKIVESAEITSFHLYPADQGSVADFIPGQYISIRLFIPELNLLQPRQYSISSAPNGEYYRISVKKEGLTRLNPDGMISNRLHDFLNAGDIVEVSAPAGNFTLNPKGDHPVVFISGGVGQTPLISMLENLIQSGSNRPKTWIHGCRDEKVHAFKDVIDNWADGQQDFHRHTFYDRIDNKHDFGNTYEGWVDLNKFDNKILPENADYYICGPSPFIAKHYKDLVERGIKKQAIHFEEFGPQTLQL is encoded by the coding sequence ATGACCACAGATCAAAAAAACCTGATAAAAGCAACGGTACCTGTTTTGAAAGAAAACGGAGTTTTACTGACCGACTATTTTTACAAACGTATGTTTAAAGGTAATCCTGAGCTTAAAAATGTCTTTAATATGGCCAACCAGCAAAACAGCAAACAGCAAACTGCCCTTGCGATGGCGATTTTGGCTTACGCCGAAAATATTGAAAATCCTGCAATACTGATGCCCGCCATTGACGGAATAAGTCAGAAGCATATAAGTCTGGATATCAGGCCTGAACATTACATAATTGTTGGAAAACATTTGCTGGCTTCAATTTCCGAAGTACTGGGAGAAGCCGCTACACCCGAGATTTTGGATGCATGGGAAGTAGCTTATAATCAGCTGGCCAGCATTATGTCGGGTCACGAGAGTACTTTGTACAGTAAACAAGTGCAGAAAAAAGGTGGCTGGAGCGGCTGGAAACCTTTTATTATTAACGAAAAAATTGTTGAGTCTGCTGAGATAACTTCTTTTCATCTGTATCCGGCTGACCAGGGTTCGGTGGCTGATTTTATTCCCGGCCAATATATTAGCATCCGTCTTTTTATTCCGGAACTTAACCTTTTGCAGCCAAGACAATACAGTATTTCCAGTGCGCCAAATGGTGAATACTACCGAATCTCAGTGAAGAAAGAAGGTTTAACGCGGCTTAATCCAGATGGAATGATCAGCAACAGGCTGCACGATTTCCTGAATGCTGGAGATATCGTTGAAGTTTCGGCACCAGCAGGCAATTTTACGCTAAACCCCAAGGGAGATCACCCAGTTGTTTTTATCAGCGGCGGTGTTGGCCAGACTCCACTGATCAGCATGCTGGAGAACCTGATTCAAAGCGGCAGTAACAGACCAAAAACCTGGATTCATGGCTGTCGGGATGAAAAGGTACATGCGTTCAAAGATGTGATCGATAACTGGGCAGATGGACAACAAGACTTTCACAGGCACACGTTTTACGACCGAATTGATAACAAGCACGACTTCGGTAATACCTATGAAGGATGGGTTGATCTCAACAAATTTGACAATAAGATTCTTCCGGAAAATGCGGATTATTACATTTGCGGCCCAAGTCCCTTTATTGCCAAACACTACAAGGACCTTGTTGAAAGAGGCATTAAAAAGCAAGCCATTCACTTTGAAGAATTCGGCCCGCAAACGCTCCAATTATAG
- a CDS encoding pirin family protein, with product MKTLQISSVLQTNNTGNNEFSARKVRGAFFNGLMDPLIGFDHFQLTNDVFGAHPHAGMSAISYLFDDSVPYHNLDSIGTDRVITPGSMMWTWAGSGVVHTEFPVPNGGRVHGLQLFVNIPAHNKQHPPQSLFLDRSAIPEILEEGLKVRVISGSTGNTANPIQTPDKLAFLHIFISAGKSFTHNLPKGWTGTIYTISGNVNFRNTVGQTKLSTGTVISVGLSDNNENLTFRAEENSEFILLSGVPLNEEIFSSGAMAMSSPGELGKAISDFEEGKMGFINMEGGKREVVLPV from the coding sequence ATGAAAACTTTACAAATATCCTCTGTACTTCAGACCAATAATACCGGCAATAATGAATTTTCTGCAAGGAAAGTTCGTGGTGCTTTTTTTAATGGATTAATGGATCCTTTGATTGGATTTGATCATTTCCAACTTACCAATGATGTTTTTGGCGCACATCCGCATGCAGGAATGTCAGCCATCAGTTATTTGTTTGATGACTCAGTTCCCTATCATAATCTGGATTCTATCGGAACGGACCGCGTGATCACGCCGGGAAGTATGATGTGGACTTGGGCAGGCAGCGGCGTTGTGCATACCGAATTTCCTGTACCCAATGGCGGAAGGGTGCATGGTCTTCAATTATTTGTCAATATTCCAGCGCATAACAAACAGCATCCGCCGCAAAGTTTGTTTTTAGATCGCTCTGCTATTCCTGAAATTTTGGAAGAAGGTTTAAAAGTACGGGTCATTAGCGGTAGTACAGGGAATACTGCTAATCCTATTCAAACGCCTGATAAGCTCGCATTCCTGCATATTTTTATTTCCGCCGGAAAAAGTTTTACGCACAATCTGCCGAAGGGATGGACGGGAACCATTTATACAATCAGTGGAAATGTGAATTTTAGAAATACAGTTGGCCAAACCAAACTGAGTACCGGAACAGTCATTTCTGTCGGATTATCAGACAATAATGAAAATCTGACTTTCAGGGCAGAAGAAAATAGTGAGTTTATTTTACTTAGCGGTGTGCCTTTAAACGAAGAAATATTCTCATCCGGCGCGATGGCCATGAGTTCTCCGGGAGAACTTGGTAAAGCAATCTCGGATTTTGAAGAAGGAAAAATGGGATTTATAAATATGGAAGGAGGAAAAAGGGAAGTGGTTTTGCCGGTTTAA
- a CDS encoding FAD-binding oxidoreductase — protein MADYKVKVLDVKPVTHNVHAFTIEKPAGFTYIPGQATDLSILKENWASEKRPFTFTSLQESDFLQFTIKSYADRNGVTNQLLSVEPGDYFEISDAWGAIEYKGEGVFLAGGAGVTPFIAIFRSLYSQNKIGNNKLFFSNKTPSDIILKEEFEMMLGDNFHKVISGEEVPGCYYGRINKAFLQEHINDFTQHFYVCGPDPFIASILEALQELGAHAETLVFEK, from the coding sequence ATGGCAGATTATAAAGTGAAAGTGCTGGACGTAAAACCGGTAACACATAATGTACATGCATTTACGATTGAAAAACCAGCAGGTTTTACCTACATTCCGGGTCAGGCGACTGATCTTTCGATACTAAAAGAAAACTGGGCAAGTGAGAAGCGTCCGTTTACTTTCACTTCTTTACAGGAAAGTGATTTTCTTCAATTTACGATCAAATCGTACGCCGACCGCAACGGCGTAACCAACCAGCTTTTATCTGTAGAACCCGGTGATTATTTCGAAATCAGCGATGCCTGGGGTGCTATTGAATACAAAGGAGAAGGCGTTTTTCTGGCTGGCGGAGCTGGTGTTACACCATTTATTGCCATCTTTCGCAGTTTATATTCTCAAAATAAGATTGGCAATAATAAACTCTTCTTTTCAAATAAAACCCCTTCTGATATTATTTTGAAAGAGGAATTCGAGATGATGCTGGGCGATAATTTCCATAAAGTTATTTCTGGCGAAGAGGTTCCGGGGTGCTATTATGGGAGAATTAACAAAGCATTTCTTCAAGAACATATCAACGATTTTACCCAGCATTTTTACGTCTGCGGACCGGACCCGTTTATTGCATCAATCCTGGAAGCTTTGCAGGAGTTGGGAGCACATGCGGAGACGTTGGTCTTTGAAAAATAA
- a CDS encoding SDR family oxidoreductase — translation MKIVVIGGSGLIGSKVVSKLSALGHEVIAASPNLGVNTITGEGLAQVLIGTDVVVDVANSPSFEDKAVLEFFETSGRNLLAAEAVAGVKHHVALSVVGTDRLAESGYFRGKIAQEKLIKASPISYTIVHSTQFFEFLGGIAQSGTQGDTVHLSPAFVQPISSEDVAAAVADATLGAPINGTVEIAGPEKIRLSDLVQRYLTEMNDPRKVVSDVHARYFGAELTDEMLVPGENPIIGAIDFETWFTSQKKATV, via the coding sequence ATGAAAATTGTAGTCATTGGCGGAAGTGGCCTTATCGGTTCAAAAGTTGTAAGTAAACTGAGTGCACTTGGACATGAAGTAATCGCAGCATCACCAAATTTAGGAGTTAATACAATCACCGGCGAAGGCTTGGCGCAAGTATTAATTGGCACAGATGTCGTTGTAGATGTTGCCAATTCTCCTTCTTTTGAAGACAAAGCTGTTTTGGAATTCTTCGAAACTTCGGGACGTAATCTTTTGGCCGCGGAAGCCGTTGCAGGCGTAAAACATCACGTTGCACTTTCAGTTGTTGGAACTGATCGTTTGGCGGAAAGTGGATATTTCCGTGGGAAAATTGCTCAGGAAAAACTGATCAAAGCTTCACCGATTTCTTACACGATTGTTCATTCAACACAATTCTTTGAATTCTTGGGCGGCATTGCTCAGTCAGGAACACAAGGAGATACCGTTCATCTTTCACCCGCATTTGTACAACCCATTTCTTCTGAAGATGTTGCAGCAGCTGTGGCTGACGCTACTCTTGGTGCGCCAATAAACGGAACAGTTGAAATCGCGGGTCCTGAAAAAATCCGTCTTTCTGATCTTGTTCAGCGTTATCTGACAGAAATGAATGATCCTCGTAAAGTTGTTTCTGATGTTCATGCCCGTTATTTCGGTGCAGAACTGACGGACGAAATGCTGGTTCCTGGAGAAAATCCAATCATCGGAGCTATCGATTTTGAAACCTGGTTTACAAGTCAGAAAAAAGCGACAGTATAA
- a CDS encoding DsbA family oxidoreductase, giving the protein MKIEIWSDIACPYCYIGKNHLDTALQQFEFSDQVEIVLHSFELEPDITENSGEGQHDAVMRKYRQSPKTAQETLDRATLAGRAVGLVIDFDRVVTTNTFNAHRLVQFAATEGKENEMENRLFKAYFAEGKNISDLSVLQELASEIGLDARLILENNLFTPQVRKDEKNARLLGIRSVPFFLFDSKYSVSGAQPVSTFLEVLRKVWSENMPLDTVMDKETEEGCVDGICHVK; this is encoded by the coding sequence ATGAAAATTGAAATCTGGTCGGACATAGCCTGTCCGTATTGTTATATCGGTAAAAATCATTTGGATACGGCACTTCAACAATTTGAATTTAGCGATCAGGTTGAGATCGTGCTTCACAGTTTTGAGCTGGAACCGGATATCACTGAAAATAGTGGTGAAGGCCAGCATGATGCTGTCATGAGAAAATACCGACAATCGCCAAAAACTGCTCAGGAAACGCTTGATAGGGCCACATTAGCTGGCAGGGCGGTAGGATTGGTGATAGATTTTGATAGGGTCGTTACCACAAATACGTTTAACGCACATCGGCTTGTTCAGTTTGCTGCTACCGAAGGCAAGGAAAATGAAATGGAAAACCGGTTGTTCAAAGCTTATTTTGCGGAAGGGAAAAATATAAGTGATCTATCGGTTCTGCAAGAACTTGCCTCTGAAATCGGACTGGATGCGCGTCTCATTTTGGAGAATAATTTGTTTACGCCGCAAGTTCGGAAAGATGAAAAAAATGCTCGGTTGTTAGGCATTCGAAGTGTTCCATTTTTTCTTTTTGACTCCAAATATTCAGTTTCTGGTGCTCAGCCTGTTAGTACTTTTTTGGAAGTATTGAGAAAAGTTTGGAGCGAAAATATGCCACTTGATACTGTTATGGATAAAGAAACGGAAGAAGGGTGTGTTGATGGAATTTGTCACGTCAAGTAG
- a CDS encoding RrF2 family transcriptional regulator — translation MVQSSKGPNGGFYIDEAGQKKTLIDIVRAVDGDNIFTGCGLGLKNCSEIKPCPLHNEFKLIRSKIQMTLSSATIGAFNESLNLGLSFIKER, via the coding sequence TTGGTACAATCTAGCAAAGGGCCAAACGGCGGTTTTTATATCGATGAAGCAGGTCAGAAAAAAACCTTAATCGATATTGTAAGAGCTGTTGATGGTGATAATATATTTACCGGCTGTGGGTTGGGACTTAAAAACTGCTCGGAAATAAAACCATGTCCGCTGCATAATGAATTTAAGCTCATCAGATCCAAAATACAAATGACACTTAGCTCCGCTACAATCGGAGCATTTAACGAGAGTCTCAACCTGGGATTAAGTTTTATCAAAGAAAGGTAA